Part of the Notamacropus eugenii isolate mMacEug1 chromosome 5, mMacEug1.pri_v2, whole genome shotgun sequence genome is shown below.
TCGCAGAAGGTGGAACATGGAGCCCAGGGGAGATTCCATCTCACTGGGGATCCCAGGATGAACAATTGCTCTCTGAGCATCACAGACGCCCAGTTCTCAGACAGGGGACGATACTTCTTCCGTATTGACTATGAATCTGGTAGATACAGTTTTGGAAATCAGCTACTTTATGTGAATGTGACAGGTAGGATGCTCCTCTCCTGCTCCTCAGTGTATGAGGCAGGGAGGTCTGAGGAATGGGATGGCCTTGAAGACTCTGTAACTCCCCATGGGAATGGTGAGAGATCAGAGGATACATGGGGAAGACCCAGGAAAGGTGTGAAGATCCTGCCTAAAGCTTCAGAGCTACAAATGGTGAAGCCTTCTTTGGGTGGAACCAGGACCCCAGACAAGACTGAGAGGCACCACAGTTGttctggaaagaactctggagctGCTGCCAAAGGAAGGAGattccaattctatatttctGACTGACTGTCTTTGGGGCattttgaagtataatttttcactttacctcttgactctctttctctttatgtgAAATGAAGGGcttcctctccattttctttattgATATTTCCCCTTGACTTACAATCTGTGGGTGACTTCAGTCCAGAGGATAACTCGGGATGCCCAAAATGCTGTTAAGGAGCAGGAGTCTGAATGGGGTCATATTATGCATGGAACATAGTAGGACCCTGAGGAATGGGGGAGGGACCAGCAATTGGAAGAACACTTGAGTCCTCAGTCCCCTTCCCACTCCGTGGctcactgtctctctcctctccagacTTGAAGCAGAAACCAGACATCTCTATGCCAGaggttctagagtcaggaaacctaGTGACTCCGAAATGCACATTTCCTTCAGCCTGTGGGCAAGACAGGATCTTCAAATTCTTCTGGATGTGGGGTGCCCTCTCCTCCAAGGCACAGAGCTCTGAGACTTCACCGTCCTCCCAGTTCTCCTTCATCTCTGGGCCCCAGCATCATGGCACCAACCTCACCTGTCAGGTCACCCTTCCTGGAGGCCGTTTGAGCACAAAGAGAACTGTCCAACTCAGTGTGTCCTGTGAGTGCTGGGGCAGCAGATCTGCATTCCCTAAGTGAGGGTGTAAGGGAGATGTGCATTATGGGACCAGGGTCAAGACCAAACCCTGGGAAACCAGATTCTCTTTTTCCTGAGCAAGGCAGGGAAAGCTCCCTCCCAGCACAGACACAGGCTGTGATtccctgtttgtttttttttttctctctcagccTCTGCGGCTTCATGTGCCAATGTTAGTCAGGTAGAGTTAGCCTAGATGTCCTCTGAGCTCCTTCCACTCTGATATTCTGAGATTCTGGAATTTAATCTCTTCCCTGCCCACTGCTGGGCTGGGCAGAGAAATCCACCCCCATCCAGCCTGGTCCTTGTGTTGCAGATGCCGTGCAGAATGTGACCATCACCATGGCCCTGAACAACAGGAAAACAGGTATCAGCAGAACCTCTAGGGGAGGCCAGGGAGGGGGTCTTGGAGTTTCAGCTTGTATTCAGAGGGTAGGTGTGGATGTCagtgagaggaaggagagaggagaaactaGGACTCACTCTACAGACCCAGGTTCTCTTTGGCCTGGGCTGCTCCTCCTTTGGAATAACATCAACTCGTGTTTACTCCAGATTTGAAGGGTTAGAAACCATTTTCTTCCAAACAGTCTGAGTAGATATGGAGTGTGAGAATTCTGATGCCCatatttcagatgaaaaaacCTGAGGCTCACAGCTGTGAGGAGAGACTGACCTAGAGAACACAAGTCCCTAGTAACAGAGAGGTGTGAACTCTAAATGTACACTGCACCTGGCTTGGGCTAAGAGGGATAAGGTACTCCTTGGATCCAGTTATTAGgatagtgttctatccactgaactcaTCAAAGTTTCCATGTTGGGTAAGCTGACATGGCTCTCTGCATTTCAGGCCAGTCAGGGAGTCTTTGCTACCTGGATCATTGATGTTGGGTTCAGGGTTGATCTTGAGTGTTTGAGGGGTCTCTGTAGGAGGAGGCCATGGGGGATTGGTGAAGAAGCTGCTATCAGTGGGGGACAGGAGTCTGACCATCCAGGCTCAGCCTTGAGCATTCAGTCAGGGCAGGGCAGTATTGGCCCTGAGGCCTCAGAGTTGCTGGGTGTGTGAAAGTGCAACCTTGTGGTCATCAGTTTGGGCTCATATGATGTAAGATGTAAGAAGGCTCACTGTGCAGACATTTCAACCTACTGGgaacttgtttttttgtttgtttctaccTTTCATAATACTGTTCCCTTAATTTGTTAAGTGAGagaaagtaagagagagagagaaggagagagagaatgaagctatggaagaaagacataaggaaggaaaagaagatggaaggTACCAaggaagataagaaggaaagtagaaaagaaaggagggaaagagtaaagatgaaggaaattaaaaaaaggaaagactcaTCAAAagaaggagtgaaggaaggaaagaagaaaaggagaaaacccataggaggaaagataaaaaagggagaaataaatgtgaaaagaagatgagatggaaggaaggaatgaaaaagaaaggtaaaaatacaggaaaaagtaaggattgaaggaagaaaatacacaggagagaaagaatgaataaaagcaAGGAAGggacaaagaaataaagaaaaaacatgaaaaaaggcaaaaacgataaaggaaggaaagtagaaaaaagaaagagtttgaaaaagaaaaaatatgaagcaaaacaaagaaaacattaaaagaaaaaaggaaagatggaaggaaggaaggaaagaaggaaggaaggaaggaaggaaggaaggaaggaaggaaggaaggaaggaaggaaggaaggaaggaagggaaaggagataaaCAAAACCCAATGTGAGACAAAGGCAGGAACATGACCCAGGCTGAGTGTGccctggcagcagcagaggcaggggaGGTCTCCAAGGTCTGGGGAGCAGCCAGGGAAGATGCAGGGCAGGGAGAAGAGGCAGGAAGCCAGGCTGGGCTGGGCCTGGGGTACCCCTTCCTGCCAGGAGTGCGGTCCTCCTACACTTGCCCTTTCCTTGTGGGATTTTGGGGGGGTCACACTTTCTTTCTAAGCCCCCTGGTCCCTGCTGGGTACAGTGAAAGTGGAAAACAGGGGATCTCTGAGGTGCTTCCAGGTTCTCACTCCTGGGACCTCCTggtctttttcagtttttgttccAGGAAACAGCTCAGCTCTTGTGGTGCAGGAGGGCCAGTCCCTTCACCTGCTCTGTGCTGCCAACAGCAATCCCCCTGCTACACTGAGCTGGATGTTGGGGAACCAAACCCTGGCCTCTTCCCAGCCCTCAGAGGATGGAGTCCTGCACCTGAATCTGCCCCACCTGGGCCCAGCAGATGGAGGGAATTACGTTTGCCTGGCTCAGCATCCTCTGGGCTCCAAGCAGGCCTCCCTGAACATCTCTGTGCAGTGTGAGTGTGAGGGGGCTGGGCACCATAGGGTGCTTGGGTCCTGGTGGGGAAAGGAGAGTAGAAAGGCATCACCTGTACCTTGCTACACACCCCCCAAGGATGCTCATCCCTTCTTACTCCTGGGTCAAGGAAGTCTTATTCTGTACCTGTTGTGTCCAAGTGGAGCCAGCCCTCTCCTTACTTTGGTGGATAGGGGGGAAGGATGTGGAGGACAATAGTAGCAATCACACCTTCCAGGTCACATCAACCAGGGCTGGACCCTGGGCCAAAAGCAGCCTGAGTGTGAAGGTGGACAGAGTCCCCAATATCCCTATCAGCTGTGAGGGGAAGAACCCACAGGGGATCCACACCCTGTTCTGCCAACTGGTACCTTCTGGGGGATGGAGGCAGCTGAGGCAGAGTGTCCTGAGGACAGTGGGCATAAACAAGGCCACCTACCTTGTTCACCCCAAGCTTGTTCTGTCCAAGCAGCACAAATGCCATACTTGTCCTAGTGATTAGTGGGGAAGCTGAGGGACTGAAATAGTAGCAGTGACAGTTTCTGAGTGTTTTCCACCAAATCTGGGGGGTCTCTAGCAGCCTGAGTGTGAAGGTGGAGCCCAGCCACAAACTTGGTCCCTACTGTGATGTGAGGACCCAGCACAGGGAAGACAGTCTCAGTGTCTGGCTGCCCCTAGGTGAGAGAGTTTGGGTacatggaggaggggagagctaTGAGGGATCTGATTCATGAAGCAAGTGGAGGACAGCTGAGGCTGTGGTATGTTAGGGGCTGCCCATTGAGGCTAAGGAGACATTCCGGGAAGAGggtagtgcaggagtcaggagtctGAGCCAGGAGGCTGGGGTTTGAAACACAGCCTTCATCTCTCCCTGTTTTGCCCAAGGAGATAGCACAGTGTGAATTCCCACAAGGTTTGCTGAAATCCCAGAatgctttgttttcagtgttcctcTAATCCACTAACCTTATATGGGGGAATTTGGCATCCAGCTCTGAGGTGGAAAACCTGTTCCAACATGTGTATTAACACCAGCTCCAGAGGAAGTTGGTCACTAAAAAATGGGCAGATATTGGTGAACCTCTCTCTATACATTTGAAAGGCCATGGACTAGGTAGGACAGGAGAGAGACcaatatcttgattttttttaaaaaaagagaaagagaacagacgATACAATGCACAGGGTAGTGAAGTTCATCTCAATTTTTGAAAAGTCTGAGGATGGAATATCAAAGGGTTGGATGGTgaacagtgagaaagaaaaactgtGATTCCAAAGTGTTGAAGTGTTTTACCAGGACCAGCCCCTGACAAGCAAACCTATGTTGGTTTGCTCTCATTCTAACCTGGCCAGAGGGAGGAATGCCAGAACtaaaatttgactcaatttcaGCCAAGTGTTGGATAGAGAATTCATGTCATTCTTGTGGAGAAAAGGAGAACTGTGGATTGTTGCAATCAGAATTGGTTGTATGAAAGGAGGCCAGCTCCTTGGTCTGGAGTTAATGGAGGCTGTACATTTCCACATGGGGCACCCTAATCATGAATTCACTTTTCTCTTGCTTTAAAATCAGAGCTTGACTTTGATACTGCTGGCCTATGGcatctttctccctttctaagacagttcaaagaCCCCAAGAAGGAGTTATGCGGGCCTTATACCTTCCTTCATCACTTGCACATCCAAGATCGAATTTTCAGAGTTTTAGACTTGAGTCTCTGGGAACAGACACATGCTggctttccatctctctcctcacccatctTCTGTGAAGTCATGTCATGCAGTGTTTACTAAATACCCACCAAGTGCCAGGAGTATGAGTCTCTTTGTAGTGGTGGATGTTGTGATCAGGAGGGCCAGCACCTGTAGGGTGAGAGCTGCTCAGCCCTTGGCAGGATTGCTCCTATCCCTTTACCCAGTATCACTtggggctccaagaagctgtagcagggACAGGGAAACATTCTGATCAAACTTTCTCAGCAGACAGGCACTAAGGCAGAGGATCAATGAGAGGAGAAAACTTGGAGTGGGTGAGGCAGCAGAGTGGAGGGAAAGGACTGAGGCCTGGGAAACAATGAGCCCCCTCTAACCAGCCTCTTGGCCCTCTCCCCATAGCATCCTCTGCCCAGAAGAACAGTTCTTGGCCACT
Proteins encoded:
- the LOC140503631 gene encoding sialic acid-binding Ig-like lectin 14, with the protein product MLLLLLLLPLHWKGSLSQRLEVQPSVTVEEGMCAHVPCTFNTYGLYVNYNKSIYGYWFRASSDVVRDRPVATNDPSQKVEHGAQGRFHLTGDPRMNNCSLSITDAQFSDRGRYFFRIDYESGRYSFGNQLLYVNVTDLKQKPDISMPEVLESGNLVTPKCTFPSACGQDRIFKFFWMWGALSSKAQSSETSPSSQFSFISGPQHHGTNLTCQVTLPGGRLSTKRTVQLSVSYAVQNVTITMALNNRKTVFVPGNSSALVVQEGQSLHLLCAANSNPPATLSWMLGNQTLASSQPSEDGVLHLNLPHLGPADGGNYVCLAQHPLGSKQASLNISVQSSSAQKNSSWPLVFILIRGTLMGACFLLTYGLTWLYYTRKSLGKE